Within the Triplophysa rosa unplaced genomic scaffold, Trosa_1v2 scaffold148_ERROPOS969806, whole genome shotgun sequence genome, the region ACAATCCCTCATCATCACATTTCACCAGTATTGAGATCAAGTGCAAATTCAGACGATTTCTCACCTGCTTAAATACCTGCTTAAATACAGATGGCATCAGTTTCAGCATTTGATTTAAAATGCACAATATTTCTTATAATGGAACAGTTGGACATTACAGATATTACAGTCCATATCACTTAAtcctgtttttcttcttttacaGTGTCAGGAGGAGTGAAAAAACTGAAAGAGATTCCAGGAAAGATGAATGAAAGTCTCCCACACAGAAGAGTTGTGCTTCTGGGTAAAACTGGTGTAGGAAAGAGTGCAGCTGGAAACATTTTACTGAGAAAGAAGGCTTTTAAATCTGAACTGAATACAAACTCTGTAACCACTGAATGCTCTGTGAGACGTGCTGATGTTGAGGACTGGAACGTGTCTGTAGTTGATACTCCTGGATTCTTTGACACACAGATGGATGTTGAGAAGTTAATAGCAGAGATAGACAGAAGTATTCTTGTTTCCAGTCCTGGACCTCACGCTTTTCTCATTGTGTTTCCTGTGAATAAGAGGTTCACTGAGCAGGAACAAGAGATTCTTCAGATGATTGAGATGCTGTTTGGAGAAGATGTGTTAAAACACTCCATCATCCTCTTCACACAAAGAGATCAGTTAAAGGGAGGGTCGATAGAGAAACTCATTGAAGGGAATTCTGCTTTGAGAGATCTAGTTAAACAGTGTGGAGGCAGATATCACGTCTTTAACAATGAAGACAAGAGCAACAGAGATCAGGTCAGTGGTCTACTGCAGAAGATTGACACGATGATCCAGAAGAACGGAGGAGGACACTACACATGTGAGATGTTTCAGGAGGCACTGAGACTAAaacaagagagacagagagaagaagAAGAGATGCAGAGAGAGACGGATGaacagaagaagaaagaaagacaagaagagattgagagagagagaagaaggaTGATGGAGGAATATGAGTTAAAGTTAGCTGAACTTAAGGCAGAGCTAGGACAGAAGGGGGAGAGTAAAGGAAAACTGTTTTTCCAGTGGGTTAAAAACAATTGGACAACAATACTTGCAGTTACTATATGTGGAGCTGGAGCTGGAATTGGAGCTGGAATTGGAGCTTTTGTTGGAGGTGAAGATATAGTGGGAGCTGGAGTTGAAGCTTTAGCTGGAGCTGGAGTTGGAGTTGAAGCTTTTGTTGGAGGTAAAGATATAGTGGGAGTTGGAGTTGGAGCTTTAGCTAGATTGCTGTAAATCTGAAAACGTTGAATCAAATGCAAGGAGAAATTGTTTTATACACTGTAAGTTGTTCCTgccttaaaataaaaagatcaagaagtcatttcaacttaacTTTTAAAACTTGATTCGTTGCTTTGACATTAAGttacttttttaattatattgatGAGTTACAGTAATTTAAAACATATGTTGCTGTCATGTATTGATCACATCATTTACAGTTTTGATTATCAGGATCTTTTTTCCACATGATTTAAATAGAGATATTTTATaaaactttcctgtagctcagtggtaagcgCATTGCGTTGACAAcacaaggttgtgggtttgatcccagggattgcacatgcctatgtataaatgtataggataaagcaatgtaagtcgctttggataaaagcgtctgccaaatgaataaatgtaaatgtaaaacgtcAGTAGTTTAAACCTGTATACTTTCACAACCTATTAACTATTAACAACCTATTATTGTaactttaaatgtatgttttaatgtGGACTACACAGGGTACAAATACTTCACGAAGATCAACAGCACTGACTGTGACGTAAGAACCCGTAATGAGAGCTAAAAATATCTTTACTTCACTGTATTTCACAACACACTTGTGTAGCAAAGTGTGTAGGAACCGTTTATGACTGACTTCTGTATTCTGCTGAAtcaataaaagcatttaaacatatacagtatgaacgTGATGACTGTGAACACAAAGCACCAGGactattgattgattgattgattgatcaTGTGATAGTTGTGAACACCAAACTTTCAAAAACACGTACAGGTTAGTTCATTATAACACTTTATATTTATGACACAGTTTATGTAGGTTTAGCATAAAGATCCATTTGTACTACAGACAAAAACTCATAAAAGAGGAAATAACATCATtgcaatgttttcttttttaatttattaaagttttttcttttatttttaaactaattATTTAAGCTTAAAATTGATAGATCTGATAGATTCTACTATCTTGTTTTTGATCCAAAATGAGACCATAGTGTTGTTCCATCTTGTTCATCAAAACTGCTGCAAAGCTGCAAAACTGATAGATCCAACTATCCTGCAAACTTGGACGTCAGAGgggaagaacagcaggcaggagacgTATGGAGCGAAATTTGTGccaaaacttaacaaacaaatccagcgttttgcaaacaaacgcaaccttttatgcaaaagaaactaaactctgaaacaaacagaaagcgttttacaaatacataatgcaattcgagagaaaatgcaaaggtgtaacatataaatgtactgtgtttaagtctcacctctttatgagattctctcagcttgattttctcacaaatgcacgTGCAACTTCCTCTTACgaaacagcaggtggtgctattgggAATTTGACACtagtttctataggaagaagccatgaacattatgccacccttgccagtgccagaaactgaattaatttcactcatcaagtttcattcagttagtctcatgaaatttattgaaactgttaataataatcagttgctgttcttaataataaataatgaattatgcattggttttaatatacaaataacatgcaacaaactggatgcatttgcaatgtttttcagaatcagaatcagaatcagaagagctttattgccaagtgtgcttgcacacacaaggaattttctttggtgttggaagcttctagtacagacattcaacacaatgacaatacaatataatacgatttacagtctaaaacattctaaattgtgcatatataaaataaagactattttacagaaatgggggataataacatataagagacattgtacagggtagtatatagtagaataaacatattaacagattgtatgtacacttgtgcaaatggataatttagtaagtggaggtagtgttatatacatgtatacataagatgtagatataataaggcactatagtgcacactataggagtagtggaagtggaatattgctcttaaggagcagttatctgtttaggagggagattgcctgggggaagaagctgcttctgtgtctggaagtcctggtgtttggtgctctaaagcgccggccagagggcagcagatcaaagagtttgtgtgctgggtgtgtggagtcaatgatgatttttcttgccctgtttttcactctggaatcgtacaggtcctgaagtgtgggcagaggagcaccaataattttctcagcactacgaactgtccgttgtagtcttcgtaggtctgatttggtggccgagccataccaaacagtaattgaagtgcacagaacagattcgatgaccactgagtagaactgggtcagtagctcctgtggtaggttgaacttcctcaattgacggaggaagtataacctctgctgggccttctttacaatggagtctatgtgggactcccacttcaggtcctgagagatggtggagcccaggaacctgaatgactccacagtatccacagtgctgtccaggatggtgaggggaggaagtgatggagggttccttctgaaatccactatcatctccactgtcttgaatgcattcagctctaggttgttttgactacaccaggcagccagctgagcaacctcctttctgtaggcagattcatcaccgtcttgaataaggccaatgactgtggtgtcatctgcaaacttcaggagtttgacagaagggtctgtagaggtgcattcgtttgtgtagagtgaatatagcagtggagaaagaacacatccttgaggagctccggtgctgatggtacatgtgctggatttaaattttcccaacctcactagctgctgcctgttcgacaggaagttaataatccactgacaggtagaggttggcacagagagctgggtaagcttgggcaggaggaggtctgggattatggtgttgaaggccgagctgaagtctacaaacaggatcctgacgtaagtccctggtctgtctaggtgttgtaggatgtaatgcagtcccatgtttactgcatcgtccacagacctgtttgctcggtaagcaaactggaggggatcaagaagtggtctggtgatgtccttcaggtgggccagtacaagtctctcaaatgacttcatgaccacagatgttaaagcaacaggcctgtagtcattaagtccagatattttgggtttcttctgtacagggatgatggtggagcgtttgaagcatgaagggacttcacactgctccaaagatctgttaaaaatattagtgaagatgggcgacagctgctccgcacagactttcaggcaggagggtgagacattgtctgggcctggtgcttttctgatcttttgtttgcggaaaagctggcaaacatcctcttcgcagatcttaagtgcaggttgaatgtcaagaggaggtgttaatggtatagcagagatagggtcagggcgggtgtgaagggtgagactctgcatttcaaaacgacaatagaagtcgttcaggtcgtcagccagtcgttgattacccatagactgaggggatgatggcttgtagttggtaatgtctttcaggcctttccacaccgatgcagggtcgttggctgaaaactggttcttcagcttttcagagtagcttctcttagctgctcttatctcctttgtcagtgtgtttttggcctgattatacaagactttgtccccacttctgtaagcatcttctttggcctgacgaagctgtctcagtttcattgtaaaccatggtttgtcattgttgtatgttaagcgagtcctggtgggaatacacatgtcctcacagaagctgatgtaggatgtcactgtgtcagttaactcatccagatcagtggctgcagcttcaaagacactccaatccgtgcagtcgaaacaggcttgtaaggcccgctctgtttcgctgctccatctctttgctgttcttgctacaggcttggcagatttaagcttctgtctgtaggtcggaagaagatgaaccaggcaatgatcagagagacccagagctgctctgggaacagagtggtatgcatcccgtattgtggtgtaacagtgatccagaatgttgctgtctctggtggggcatgtgatatgctgcctgtattttggcagctcacgggagaggtttgctctgttaaagtccccaataataataataagagaatccgggtgttgctgctccgtgtcagtgatgtaatccgccagctgttgcagcgccgcgctcgcacaagcatgtggaggaatgtaaacattcacgagaataaatgaggaaaactcgcgtggcgaataaaaaggtttgcagttgatagagaacgcttctaagtacgaaaagcacatcttcttcagtgttgttatatctctgcaccaaccttcgtttatataaaaacataatccaccaccacgtgtcttccctgttgactcggcaatgcgatccgctctgaacagctgaaaacccggcagatgtaacgcgctgtccggtatggtgtcattgagccatgtttctgtgaaacacagcgcagcggagttggaaaaatctttgtttgtcctggtgagtaagagtatttcgtccgttttgttggtaagggagcagacattcgccaggtgtatactcggcagcggggtcctaaatccgcgtcgtcggagtctgacgagcgcacccgctcgctttccccgcttgcgtcttttagagcgtttgtatagagctgccgctcctccgagtaaaatgtccagtaagacgtctgaattttcaaaattagggaaaagattgatagaagggcattgcttaatgttaagcaattcgtccctggtaaaagtgattaaagaagagtagcttaaaacaggaaaaacaaacaaaaaagacataagtactagagcactccaatGTTTTTGTCAACACAATCACTATACAAGAGGCAATaatcaacacattttttttgtttgttttaaactcGCAGTCTTTTGTAATGAATGCccgttttttatatttataaaatcataaatcatttaaatcctgcatgtattgcagtcatatactgcagtgtttgttgaattccaacaaattcatgagagcatgataataaactaatttttaaaaatctggcttatttcataaaacatttttttaaactttttctaacgtatacaaacattagttttgtgttgcttaaaactaaatatgaacttgttttttttgctgtgtttctgttttaaaaatacagatcatcctttctgtttctccagttcattttctccaaataaataaaaagaaattatatgaaatttgggagaaatgttgtcagaagttcacagaaataaacaaaaatgataattttaccaaaacacatttttatcagaaaaaaaggaaaatacttttgaaatggactcttaattttgtctgcagctatacggtctgtgtggttggggtatatccccacccaggatatctgctagtccacccttctgcacctggcaggaaccgggcctggtTTATATGTCAATTTTTTAGTAAGATTTCTGTATAGTATTTTGCgctctttctgagatgcgactcggtatttagtgatttttctgcatgaaagttgcattgatacatatgtttgatttatccatagcaactcatagataaaagtatttaacattttgtcaaacactatggcattaaagtagagagttttctaggctataaaagatgaaaaagcaaataaatcgtcCTGGCAGTTGATTCAGTCAGTCATCTacattgtttggttgccattagTGTCAGGGTTGCGGACAgagaacccagacgcagacagctaaataaccaaaaaatacttTTGGGGCAAAACAGGAattcttaataataaaacaaacagaacagttcccacgagggggaataaACTCAAGGactcaaaaagaaacaaaaacgtaTACTTCACGAAACATGACAGGACAGGGCATGGCAGGGCAGGATCACAGCAAGGACAAAATTCCAGATGAGGGTAACGCAGGGCAAGACAAGGAACggcaaatacaacaatgatcTGACACAGGACGAGGAATTCACTGGGCTTATAAAGGGGAACACTAACAAGGGATGATGacgcagggagggtgacggCTAGGTGACGGGGATAAACACTAACGGGGAGATTACCGGCAAACAAggggggcggggccaaggcaagagacaggaggacacacggcgcaatgtcaaaacaaactgcCACGTACCCCCACACAAGACgtaacacacacaagacatggtactgtcacgaccagtgttgggtgtaagtagttactaagtaattagttactgtaatttaattacttttcctttgaaaaagtTAAGTTAAAactacaaacgacctgcttatagcatcagataaaggtaacatctcactcctagtcctgcttgaccttagtgctgcgttcgatactgtagaccataaaatacttctagatcgcttacacaattataccggtattcagggacaggcactacaatggttcaaatCTTACTAATCAGaccgacatcaatttgtccacttaaatggggaatcatcaaatctaacgcaagtaaattatggattacctcagggatcggttttaggacccttgctattctccatatacatgctgccccttggaaacattattagaaaacatggaattagcttccactgttatgcagatgatactcagctatatatctcatcaagaccagatgattccttccaactatccaaattggcagagtgcatcgacgatataaagcattggatgacttgtaatttccttcttttaaattctaataaaacagaaatattacttatcggaccaaagacacgtgagcagaatatttcggattatacctgcaaattgaaggctgcactgttactccaacaaatacagttaaagacctggcgttatattagacagcaacctgtcatttaaaaatcacattcaaatgtcacaaaaacagccttcttccaccttagaaatgttgccaaattgcgaaatattttatgtgtggctgagcAGAGAAgctattcatgcatttgtgacctcaagacttgactactgtaatgcactcttagtggttgtcctgcacatcaataaacaaactacagttagttcgaagcagctgccagagttctaaccaggtccagaaaataccatcacataaccccatgttatcaacccttcactggttacccattaagtatcgtattgactttaaagttcttttaatacttataaagccttaaacggtttagcccctacctacataacagagcttctaccacactacaacccatcacgctctctaagatctcaaaactcaacacctagaataactaaatccaccaaagggggggagctttctcatacgtagcacctaaactctggaatagccttcccgatactattcgagggtcagacacactctcccaatttaaatctagattaaagacacatcttttcagccaagcattcactaacacatagctaatgaacagcagctacgctaattattctctttctgccctcgcctcgggatgcccatcccgaggtagggagagattccgccaggcccagatgaacgtcatatgcccatccacaactagagattacgccagctacatcggaaaatcccgtaccatcctcctgcgagaacctgtggactgactgaccatcccagctccatccaaggcaattccatcaccacccaagaaaaaggcgaccatctggccggcccagctcagacaattccatccccaaccgagagcaaagacggactacctgtcacataaatgctaaatttacaatacttggtatttaatgctaaacttgcatcacatgacagcagtttgaagttatggctgcactcagtgactttgattggaggtagctgggtgggtgttgtagggagtgggggggcttgttggttgtggttcggggcgtttcatttgttgggactgtgtgggtctggtctggttggtcttgttttgtggtcgatgtcggacaacagaggaataaagttaattatgccattactacttttccctggttgttcctctgttgtctgttgttgatcgcggaatgagaccgggttggacctgcacggtttcggcgggtggggcttcctgggtcgcggctcgtgggctctcccttttcttcgtggacgttgctcggtggctttggtcggggtcactgagtgcagctatgacacgtcagaggagatctggccctcccggctgagcctggtttctcccgaggttttttttctcattattcatcattggagtttgggttcctcgccacagcagagcagtgcagtgttggcttgctcaccgggagactgcatttatttatttatttattcatttatttattagatattatttattataatgatcttgcttggtctataaacaccatgcactgtgctgtgttttacctttctgtgtttttcttatttgctcctgtaaagctgctttggaacaatgcacattgtgaaaagcgctatataaataaaatgaattgaattgaattaatttaaactaaatactttgtgtaatatatgtgtgtaatagtggaattgacatcaaaattcaaagtctaactttaaaatctgtgctttaattataattctcacatttgtaatactttggtcagttaataagagtactttatgtagtttaatattatttatttgaatgaattaaaagagccctttcatgcctatccttgaatcacttaactaatcaaggttgatgtaggcaGGCATCGTCAACTGGCGGACCGCGGGCCGGATCGGACCTTTGCTTCGTtcatccggaccgcgagacatttaaaattttgactctttcagttgtttaaattgagccgcgcgtctacacaacggagaatcacatcacgcgtactcagggacatttatgtaattgatcttttgtcgCTGTATCCTGTGATATCTTTTAGCtataaacgcgcttcatttgaaccctttccgctccgcgtGCGCTGCttttctcccgccaaagacgcgccgcatgaagagcagcagacacgtgattattttaacaacacAGTGCAGACACGCACAGCAGATAAATggacacacaacagtaaacaaaatgcatcaatattaaagtatttgtttctgtctgtttactgtttgctacatgtctccaacctttcaaccagatttgtgatattatatgaacgtttttatctagcctacatttatcattagcattattgatcagcatgtaaacatttgtgtccctgtgaaaacccaggctaaagtctcataaacgaattaattattaaataacaagcatcaaagattaatttcaagcattaactaaaattttaatctttgaaatgacattattcagtcaatattgaagatattgtattttcacagaatattctgtaggatgattttatgtagaaaacagtaaaaagactcGCTGGGTTTTCACCAGCAggatcacattttgttctaattgggactaatttaaagatagaagtagttctggtatgaaaggcatggaaaggctaatttagtaagtaatgttttctgtttatgatgagagcaatttaattcttacataaaatttgttgtttgtagctttttaatttacaaatattaatgatcagacttctattaagagggcattcccctaaagccacagagcctacaatacatacatactgtggatatcaaaatataatataaatggcctgataaaagatcataactcatatatatatatccaagtgggctaaattgattaaatattaattttttgttatttaaaaaatcatattgtccagacctccgtttggaagaaagtataaagactggacctcttggaactttaattgaatacccctgatataggatatagaaagtaattagtaataagtaactaaatactttttggagagagtaatttgtacagtaatctaattacactattgaatatgtattcTAGTCTACtaatgtaattagtaactagtaattaattactttttgagaataactta harbors:
- the LOC130549683 gene encoding GTPase IMAP family member 8-like isoform X2: MEKIVEENVPVNLVLLGKTGAGKSATGNTILGRPAFTSKKSSNTITQDVTVESGTVCGVQVKVYDTPGFCDTQMREQEIQEKFQNVLQECESKPCVFLLVMRADRFTAEEQNTVKKIEKLLGQQRIQKTWILFTRGDELEDENMTIEDFINDTEPWKKLIQKYEGRYHVFNNKNNTSDQVNMLLEKVSKQFKEMVSGGVKKLKEIPGKMNESLPHRRVVLLGKTGVGKSAAGNILLRKKAFKSELNTNSVTTECSVRRADVEDWNVSVVDTPGFFDTQMDVEKLIAEIDRSILVSSPGPHAFLIVFPVNKRFTEQEQEILQMIEMLFGEDVLKHSIILFTQRDQLKGGSIEKLIEGNSALRDLVKQCGGRYHVFNNEDKSNRDQVSGLLQKIDTMIQKNGGGHYTCEMFQEALRLKQERQREEEEMQRETDEQKKKERQEEIERERRRMMEEYELKLAELKAELGQKGESKGKLFFQWVKNNWTTILAVTICGAGAGIGAGIGAFVGGEDIVGAGVEALAGAGVGVEAFVGGKDIVGVGVGALARLL
- the LOC130549683 gene encoding GTPase IMAP family member 8-like isoform X1; translated protein: MRSGSTLRMEKIVEENVPVNLVLLGKTGAGKSATGNTILGRPAFTSKKSSNTITQDVTVESGTVCGVQVKVYDTPGFCDTQMREQEIQEKFQNVLQECESKPCVFLLVMRADRFTAEEQNTVKKIEKLLGQQRIQKTWILFTRGDELEDENMTIEDFINDTEPWKKLIQKYEGRYHVFNNKNNTSDQVNMLLEKVSKQFKEMVSGGVKKLKEIPGKMNESLPHRRVVLLGKTGVGKSAAGNILLRKKAFKSELNTNSVTTECSVRRADVEDWNVSVVDTPGFFDTQMDVEKLIAEIDRSILVSSPGPHAFLIVFPVNKRFTEQEQEILQMIEMLFGEDVLKHSIILFTQRDQLKGGSIEKLIEGNSALRDLVKQCGGRYHVFNNEDKSNRDQVSGLLQKIDTMIQKNGGGHYTCEMFQEALRLKQERQREEEEMQRETDEQKKKERQEEIERERRRMMEEYELKLAELKAELGQKGESKGKLFFQWVKNNWTTILAVTICGAGAGIGAGIGAFVGGEDIVGAGVEALAGAGVGVEAFVGGKDIVGVGVGALARLL